From Cannabis sativa cultivar Pink pepper isolate KNU-18-1 chromosome 8, ASM2916894v1, whole genome shotgun sequence, a single genomic window includes:
- the LOC115699124 gene encoding pentatricopeptide repeat-containing protein At1g73710, which yields MQTHVFSPSKLQNTQSPFRAGVFLGFSLRYQNVAKRQHCAIPNALSVDHQNVEFIVTSHTQKGKSRGPSVFVGFKLHCHSKTLTFPTKLSSVNGKKKKKRYGGVLPFILRSLESNNDIEKTLSEYCDNLSPKEQTVVLKEQRSWERVIRVFEWFKSQREYEPNVIHYNIVLRVLGRAQKWDELRLCWIDMAKNGIFPTNNTYGMLVDVYGKAGLVKEALLWIKHMIVRGIFPDEVTMNTVVRVLKEGKEYDRAHRFYKDWCVGQIELDDPYFDSNVDDSGCELISFKHFLSTELFRTGGRISTLKNSTTLETENLIRKPRLTSTYNTLIDLYGKAGRLEDAANVFGEMLKSGVAMDAITFNTMIFTCGSHGHLSEAEALLAKMEERRISPDTKTYNIFLSLYAEVGKIDRALECYRKIREVGLFPDVVTHRTVLHVLCQRSMIQNVESVIEDIEKSGSRIDENSVPSVIKMYVENGLINRAKLFFEKCQKDGGYSSKTYAAIIDAYAEKGLWVEAEEVFFRKTGLVGQKWNVIEYNVMIKAYGKAKLYDKAFSLFKSMRNHGIWPDECTYNSLIQMFSKGDLADQAIDLLSEMQEMGLKPKCLTFSALIGCYARLGQLSEAVDMYHKMLETGTKPNEVVYGSLINGFVEYGNVDEALKYFHQMEESGISANQIVLTSLIKAYGKMGSLKGAKALYDRMRGFEGGPDIVASNSMINLYAELGMVSEAKMIFEYLREKSLVDEVSFSTIMNLYKSTGMLEEAIQIAEEMKLAGLVKDCASFSMVMSCYAANGQLRKCGELLHEMVTRKLLPDPWTFMVLFTVLKKGGFSIEAVKQLELSYQEGKPYSRQAVITSVFSVVGMQDLALEFCEVFTKADLNLDSSAYNAAIYAYGAAGQIDKALNIFLKMQDENMKPDIVTYINLVGCYGKAGMVEGVKRIYSQLKNEEIEQNESLYKAIIDAYKSANRQDLANLASQAMKFALESGQCVGSETEEESDETFSDLESP from the coding sequence ATGCAAACTCACGTCTTCTCTCCAAGTAAGCTTCAAAATACCCAGTCCCCTTTCAGAGCTGGGGTTTTTCTAGGATTTAGTCTCCGTTACCAGAATGTAGCAAAGAGACAACACTGTGCTATTCCTAATGCTTTAAGTGTTGACCACCAAAATGTTGAGTTCATTGTGACTTCGCATACCCAGAAGGGGAAATCGAGAGGGCcaagtgtttttgtggggtttAAACTCCACTGTCATTCGAAAACACTGACTTTTCCTACTAAACTATCTTCAGTTAatgggaagaagaagaagaagaggtatGGAGGTGTATTGCCTTTCATTTTACGCTCTTTGGAATCCAATAATGATATCGAAAAAACTCTCAGTGAATATTGTGATAATCTTAGTCCAAAGGAGCAGACTGTGGTTCTTAAAGAACAGAGGAGTTGGGAAAGAGTTATTCGGGTTTTCGAGTGGTTTAAGTCGCAAAGAGAGTATGAACCAAATGTAATTCACTACAATATTGTGCTCCGAGTACTGGGTAGAGCTCAGAAATGGGATGAATTAAGGCTTTGTTGGATTGATATGGCGAAAAATGGCATCTTCCCTACGAACAACACCTATGGGATGCTTGTTGATGTTTATGGGAAGGCAGGACTTGTGAAAGAAGCCCTTTTGTGGATTAAGCACATGATAGTTAGAGGGATTTTTCCAGATGAAGTGACTATGAATACAGTTGTTCGCGTCTTGAAGGAAGGAAAAGAGTACGATAGGGCACACAGATTTTACAAGGATTGGTGTGTTGGGCAGATTGAGCTGGATGATCCATATTTTGATTCCAATGTTGATGACTCTGGTTGTGAACTCATTAGTTTTAAGCATTTTTTGTCTACTGAGCTTTTTAGGACCGGTGGTAGGATTTCCACACTGAAAAATTCGACCACTTTGGAAACTGAAAATTTGATTCGGAAGCCTCGACTGACTTCTACTTACAACACGCTGATTGATTTGTATGGGAAAGCAGGGCGTCTGGAGGATGCAGCCAATGTGtttggagaaatgttaaaatCTGGGGTGGCAATGGATGCTATAACCTTCAATACCATGATATTTACTTGTGGGAGTCATGGCCATTTGTCCGAGGCAGAAGCTTTGCTTGCTAAGATGGAAGAAAGGAGAATATCTCCTGATACAAAGACTTATAACATCTTTTTATCATTGTATGCTGAAGTGGGCAAAATTGATAGAGCTCTTGAATGTTATAGGAAGATCAGAGAGGTGGGCCTTTTTCCAGACGTGGTTACTCACAGAACGGTACTTCATGTACTATGCCAGAGAAGCATGATTCAAAATGTCGAGTCTGTGATTGAAGATATTGAGAAATCTGGTTCGCGGATTGATGAAAATTCAGTTCCCAGTGTCATTAAGATGTATGTTGAAAATGGATTGATTAATCGGGCgaagttattttttgaaaagtgCCAGAAAGATGGTGGGTATTCATCAAAAACGTATGCGGCTATAATTGATGCATACGCAGAAAAGGGACTTTGGGTTGAAGCTGAGGAGGTGTTCTTCCGGAAAACAGGTTTGGTTGGGCAAAAATGGAATGTCATTGAATATAACGTCATGATAAAAGCTTATGGCAAGGCGAAGCTTTATGACaaagctttctctctcttcaagAGCATGAGAAATCATGGGATTTGGCCTGATGAGTGCACTTATAATTCTCTCATTCAAATGTTCTCAAAAGGAGATTTAGCAGACCAGGCAATTGACCTCCTAAGCGAAATGCAAGAAATGGGGCTCAAGCCAAAATGTTTAACCTTCTCCGCTCTTATTGGATGCTATGCTCGTCTAGGCCAGCTTTCAGAAGCAGTAGATATGTATCACAAAATGCTAGAGACAGGGACAAAACCAAATGAAGTTGTATATGGGTCTTTAATCAATGGATTTGTAGAATATGGAAATGTTGATGAAGCGCTAAAGTATTTTCACCAGATGGAAGAATCCGGGATTTCAGCAAATCAGATAGTCTTGACATCGTTAATAAAGGCCTATGGTAAGATGGGGAGCTTGAAAGGTGCCAAGGCACTTTATGATCGGATGAGGGGTTTTGAGGGTGGCCCTGATATTGTTGCATCCAACAGTATGATCAATCTCTATGCAGAGCTTGGAATGGTATCTGAAGCAAAGATGATTTTTGAATATTTGAGAGAAAAGAGTTTAGTTGATGAGGTTTCCTTCTCAACCATTATGAATCTTTACAAAAGCACTGGTATGCTTGAAGAAGCCATCCAAATAGCAGAGGAAATGAAGCTGGCTGGTTTAGTGAAAGACTGTGCTTCATTTTCAATGGTCATGTCATGTTATGCTGCCAATGGACAGTTGCGCAAGTGTGGTGAACTATTGCATGAAATGGTAACCCGAAAACTCCTGCCAGATCCTTGGACCTTTATGGTACTATTTACCGTATTAAAGAAGGGAGGTTTTTCAATTGAGGCAGTGAAACAGCTTGAGTTATCTTACCAGGAAGGTAAACCGTACTCCCGGCAAGCTGTCATCACCTCTGTTTTTTCTGTAGTGGGTATGCAAGATTTGGCACTAGAGTTCTGTGAGGTCTTCACAAAAGCAGATTTAAATCTTGATTCTTCGGCTTATAATGCTGCAATATATGCTTATGGGGCAGCTGGGCAGATCGACAAGGCTCTAAACATATTCCTGAAAATGCAAGATGAGAACATGAAACCAGACATTGTAACCTATATCAATCTGGTTGGTTGTTATGGAAAAGCTGGAATGGTTGAAGGTGTGAAGCGGATTTACAGTCAACTAAAGAATGAAGAAATTGAACAGAATGAATCTTTGTACAAGGCTATCATAGATGCCTACAAAAGTGCCAATAGGCAAGACCTTGCCAATTTGGCTAGCCAGGCAATGAAATTTGCGCTTGAATCGGGGCAATGTGTTGGCTCTGAAACTGAAGAAGAGTCTGATGAAACTTTTTCAGATCTTGAAAGTCCATAA
- the LOC115699126 gene encoding protein STRUBBELIG-RECEPTOR FAMILY 3, which yields MVLWEKCLGEMGWRRSVLNCKNLKIHLQLLLGLVLICLAQVSVGITDPNDVAAINDLYIALGSPVIPGWVASGGDPCGEAWQGVQCNESQILRIVLNAANLGGELGGNLGMFTSIMVIDLSNNHIGGSIPSNLPATLQNFFLSANQFIGSIPDSLSTLNQLAAMSLNNNFLTGVIPDSFTTLTGLINLDLSSNNLSGELPPSLGSLSSLTTLRLQNNQLSGPLDVLQDLPLKDLNIENNLFPGPIPPNLLNIPSFKKDGNPFNSTTEALSPSASPTLSPPSPPSPPSPPFSGPPSSRTPFFPTGKTPPKQANGPSTSETSKSGEPKKSLTTKKVVWISIAGVLSFIILVLALVLFVPRCSKQRRSADRVSKRHQIGAYQGDRENPPRDNGTLVQPTNQIQKVTKEATRPKENMHTETRKAGAIPKPQNEQDTNVQRLGTIPKRHDHKIDFGSLDEYLMTPPPPPPPPPPPPPPPPPPPPPPPPNEKVIVQPRVPSDVIIGKPSTRATNASSHLTSAKFFSIASLQQFTDSFSQDNLIGTGTLGVVYRAQLPDGKLLAVKKLDKTASSQQKDDEFIKLVNNIDRIRHANVVGLVGYCAEHGQRLLVYEYCSNGSLQEALHSDDEFKRKLSWNSRIRMALGAARALEYLHEVCEPPVVHRNFKSGNVLLDDDLSVRLSDCGLAPLISSGSVSQLSGHLLTAYGYGAPEFESGIYTSQSDVYSFGVVMLELLTGRKSYDRERNRGEQFLVRWAMTQLHDIDALSSMVDPSLHGRYPAKSLSHFADIISRCVQSEPTFRPPMSEVVQDLLDMIRKERNGSGSNED from the exons ATGGTGTTGTGGGAAAAGTGTTTGGGAGAAATGGGTTGGAGGAGATCTGTCTTGAACTGCAAGAACTTGAAGATCCATTTACAGTTGCTACTTGGGTTAGTATTGATCTGCTTGGCCCAAGTGTCGGTTGGTATCACAGATCCTAATGATG TTGCTGCAATTAATGACTTATATATTGCACTGGGTTCTCCTGTTATTCCTGGGTGGGTTGCGTCTGGAGGGGATCCTTGTGGTGAAGCATGGCAAGGTGTACAGTGCAATGAGTCTCAAATATTGAGAAT AGTTCTTAATGCTGCTAATCTGGGAGGAGAATTGGGTGGTAATCTTGGAATGTTCACTTCTATTATGGTAAT TGATTTAAGCAATAACCACATTGGGGGTAGCATTCCATCTAATTTGCCAGCTACGTTGCAAAACTT TTTTCTTTCGGCTAACCAATTTATTGGAAGCATCCCGGATTCTTTATCAACGTTGAATCAGCTGGCAGCCAT GTCTCTTAACAACAACTTTTTAACCGGAGTAATTCCAGATTCCTTTACAACTCTCACTGGGCTGATAAATTT GGATTTATCTAGTAATAATTTGAGTGGGGAGCTGCCACCCTCTTTAGGAAGTCTGTCATCTCTAACAACTCT GCGTTTGCAGAACAATCAGCTTTCTGGACCACTGGATGTCTTACAAGATCTTCCCTTGAAAGATTT GAATATAGAGAACAACCTTTTCCCTGGACCTATTCCACCCAACTTGCTCAATATCCCAAGCTTCAA AAAAGATGGAAATCCATTTAATTCTACTACTGAAGCATTATCTCCCTCAGCGTCTCCAACTCTATCACCACCTTCTCCACCTTCACCACCTTCACCACCATTTTCTGGACCACCTTCCTCTAGGACACCATTTTTCCCTACTGGAAAAACACCACCAAAACAAGCTAATGGACCATCCACATCTGAGACTTCAAAATCTGGGGAACCGAAGAAATCGCTTACCACTAAAAAGGTGGTTTGGATATCAATTGCTGGGGtgttgtcatttataatattagtATTAGCCCTTGTCCTTTTCGTTCCAAGATGTAGTAAACAAAGAAGATCTGCTGATAGAGTTTCCAAGCGGCATCAAATAGGTGCGTATCAAGGGGACAGGGAAAATCCTCCAAGAGACAATGGGACCTTGGTTCAACCAACCAATCAAATTCAAAAAG TCACAAAAGAAGCAACTAGACCAAAAGAGAATATGCATACAGAGACTAGAAAAGCTGGAGCTATCCCGAAGCCACAAAATGAGCAAGACACAAATGTGCAAAGATTAGGCACAATACCGAAACGTCATGATCATAAGATAGACTTTGGCTCGCTAGATGAATATTTAATGACGCCACCTCCGCCTCCTCCACCTCCGCCTCCACCTCCTCCTCCTCCCCCTCCTCCGCCTCCCCCTCCTCCTCCAAATGAGAAGGTTATTGTGCAGCCTCGTGTACCCTCTGACGTGATTATAGGAAAGCCTTCCACCAGAGCTACCAATGCTAGCAGTCACTTGACTTCTGCAAAGTTTTTCAGTATTGCATCCCTTCAGCAATTTACAGACAGCTTTTCTCAAGATAATCTAATAGGAACAGGCACGCTGGGAGTTGTCTATAGGGCCCAGCTTCCTGATGGAAAG CTACTAGCAGTCAAGAAATTGGACAAAACAGCCTCTAGTCAGCAAAAGGACGACGAATTTATCAAACTTGTGAACAATATTGATAGAATCAGGCATGCCAACGTTGTCGGGCTTGTGGGTTATTGTGCAGAGCATGGTCAAAGACTTCTTGTCTATGAATATTGCAGTAACGGCTCACTTCAGGAGGCTCTGCATTCAGATGACGAATTTAAAAGGAAACTTTCATGGAATTCTCGCATCAGAATGGCACTTGGAGCTGCGAGAGCTCTTGA GTATTTGCATGAGGTCTGTGAACCACCTGTTGTACACAGGAATTTCAAATCCGGCAATGTTCTTCTCGATGATGACCTGTCTGTGAGACTATCAGATTGTGGGTTAGCTCCCTTGATATCATCAGGTTCTGTGAGCCAG CTCTCAGGACATTTGCTAACAGCATATGGTTACGGAGCTCCCGAATTTGAGTCTGGAATTTATACTTCCCAGAGCGACGTTTACAGTTTTGGTGTGGTTATGCTAGAACTTTTAACAGGCCGCAAGTCCTATGACAG AGAGCGGAATCGAGGGGAGCAGTTTTTGGTCAGATGGGCAATGACCCAGCTCCACGACATTGATGCATTGTCAAGCATGGTTGATCCTTCTCTGCATGGAAGATACCCTGCAAAGTCCTTGTCACACTTTGCCGACATTATATCTCGATGTGTTCAG TCGGAGCCTACATTCAGGCCGCCGATGTCTGAAGTTGTCCAGGACCTCTTAGACATGATACGAAAAGAGCGAAACGGGAGTGGATCTAACGAAGATTGA
- the LOC115725192 gene encoding uncharacterized protein LOC115725192, translating to MVSWSIWKARNNLIWNNRVSSAADVVYIAHQSLGQWLSAQSLRFEPIFLNSNCTSSCNSWSKPAEGMTKINVDGATFDATNSFGTGFIARDSNGAVILASSTYSYGFSNAPFAEIISIKEALSWIKDSQLSNVVIETDCLTAVQALQSQIDMPSMFGIVVKDCKVLLSSLFNVTISHVKRSANKAAHCLARGSCYWSDRSFSESTLPNTLKSIVIADLN from the coding sequence ATGGTAAGTTGGTCTATATGGAAAGCTCGCAACAACCTCATTTGGAATAATCGTGTTAGTTCTGCAGCTGATGTAGTCTATATCGCTCATCAATCACTTGGACAATGGCTTTCAGCACAAAGTCTTCGGTTTGAGCCAATTTTTCTAAACTCCAATTGCACCAGCAGCTGCAACTCATGGTCCAAACCAGCTGAAGGAATGACCAAAATCAATGTTGATGGAGCTACATTTGATGCTACCAACTCTTTTGGCACAGGATTCATAGCTCGAGACTCTAATGGGGCTGTTATATTGGCTTCTTCTACCTACTCGTATGGCTTCTCTAATGCTCCTTTCGCTGAAATAATTAGCATAAAAGAAGCCTTGAGTTGGATAAAAGACTCACAACTGTCGAATGTGGTGATCGAGACGGACTGCCTTACTGCCGTTCAAGCTTTGCAAAGTCAAATTGATATGCCTTCAATGTTTGGAATTGTTGTAAAAGACTGCAAAGTTTTATTGTCTTCTTTATTTAATGTAACTATTTCTCATGTTAAGCGATCTGCTAACAAGGCTGCCCATTGCTTGGCTCGTGGCTCTTGTTATTGGTCTGATCGTAGTTTTTCGGAGAGTACTCTTCCTAATACTCTCAAATCGATTGTGATTGCGGATttgaattaa
- the LOC115699127 gene encoding secretory carrier-associated membrane protein 1 isoform X3, producing MSRYDSNPFEEEEVNPFANPGSVPPATSRLSPLPPEPYDRGATIDIPLDNAKDIKAKEKELQAKEAELRKREQELKRKEDAIQRAGIVIEEKNWPPFFPIFHHDIANEIPIHLQRIQYVAFTTFLGLIVCLLWNIVAVTTAWIKGEGPTIWFLAIIYFISGVPGAYVLWYRPLYRAMRTDSALKFSWFFLFYLLHIGFCIFAAVAPPIIFKGKSLTGILPAIDILVTNLAVQSEIVASLSPILEVLFFVLHLFFYI from the exons ATGAGTCGCTACGATTCTAACccttttgaagaagaagaggttaATCCCTTCGCG AATCCTGGAAGTGTTCCCCCAGCAACCTCAAGGCTTTCACCCCTACCTCCTGAACCTTATGATCGTGGTGCAACTATTGATATTCCTCTTGACAATGCGAAG GATATAAAAGCAAAGGAGAAAGAACTCCAAGCTAAAGAAGCTGAATTAAGAAAGAGAGAACAG GAACTGAAAAGGAAGGAAGATGCTATTCAACGAG CTGGTATTGTTATAGAGGAGAAAAATTGGCCACCGTTTTTTCCTATTTTCCATCATGACATTGCAAATGAAATACCAATTCATCTCCAGAGGATCCAATATGTTGCATTTACAACGTTTTTGG GTTTGATTGTGTGTCTTTTGTGGAATATCGTTGCTGTTACCACAGCCTGGATCAAAGGAGAAG GTCCGACAATATGGTTTCTGGCTATCATATACTTCATTTCAGGGGTTCCCGGAGCATATGTTTTGTGGTATCGCCCCCTTTATCGTGCAATGAG GACTGACAGTGCTTTGAAGTTTAGCTGGTTTTTCCTGTTCTATTTG CTCCATATTGGCTTTTGCATCTTTGCTGCAGTTGCTCCTCCTATTATTTTTAAGGGGAAATCTCTGAC AGGTATTCTGCCTGCAATAGAC ATACTTGTTACAAACTTAGCTGTGCAGTCAGAGATAGTTGCATCTTTGAGTCCCATCTTGGAagtattgttttttgttttacatttgtttttttatatataa
- the LOC115699127 gene encoding secretory carrier-associated membrane protein 1 isoform X2, with protein MSRYDSNPFEEEEVNPFANPGSVPPATSRLSPLPPEPYDRGATIDIPLDNAKDIKAKEKELQAKEAELRKREQELKRKEDAIQRAGIVIEEKNWPPFFPIFHHDIANEIPIHLQRIQYVAFTTFLGLIVCLLWNIVAVTTAWIKGEGPTIWFLAIIYFISGVPGAYVLWYRPLYRAMRTDSALKFSWFFLFYLLHIGFCIFAAVAPPIIFKGKSLTGILPAIDVLGDHALVGIFYFIGFGLFCLESLLNIWVIQQVYMYFRGSGKAAEMKREAARSTMMAAL; from the exons ATGAGTCGCTACGATTCTAACccttttgaagaagaagaggttaATCCCTTCGCG AATCCTGGAAGTGTTCCCCCAGCAACCTCAAGGCTTTCACCCCTACCTCCTGAACCTTATGATCGTGGTGCAACTATTGATATTCCTCTTGACAATGCGAAG GATATAAAAGCAAAGGAGAAAGAACTCCAAGCTAAAGAAGCTGAATTAAGAAAGAGAGAACAG GAACTGAAAAGGAAGGAAGATGCTATTCAACGAG CTGGTATTGTTATAGAGGAGAAAAATTGGCCACCGTTTTTTCCTATTTTCCATCATGACATTGCAAATGAAATACCAATTCATCTCCAGAGGATCCAATATGTTGCATTTACAACGTTTTTGG GTTTGATTGTGTGTCTTTTGTGGAATATCGTTGCTGTTACCACAGCCTGGATCAAAGGAGAAG GTCCGACAATATGGTTTCTGGCTATCATATACTTCATTTCAGGGGTTCCCGGAGCATATGTTTTGTGGTATCGCCCCCTTTATCGTGCAATGAG GACTGACAGTGCTTTGAAGTTTAGCTGGTTTTTCCTGTTCTATTTG CTCCATATTGGCTTTTGCATCTTTGCTGCAGTTGCTCCTCCTATTATTTTTAAGGGGAAATCTCTGAC AGGTATTCTGCCTGCAATAGACGTGTTAGGTGATCATGCTTTGGTTgga ATTTTCTACTTCATTGGATTTGGACTGTTCTGTCTTGAATCACTGCTTAACATCTGGGTTATTCAG CAAGTATACATGTACTTCCGAGGCAGTGGTAAGGCTGCGGAGATGAAACGTGAGGCTGCTAGATCAACTATGATGGCAGCACTATAA
- the LOC115699127 gene encoding secretory carrier-associated membrane protein 1 isoform X1 produces the protein MSRYDSNPFEEEEVNPFADHGGRGKGSGQSNYGGGAFYMTNPGSVPPATSRLSPLPPEPYDRGATIDIPLDNAKDIKAKEKELQAKEAELRKREQELKRKEDAIQRAGIVIEEKNWPPFFPIFHHDIANEIPIHLQRIQYVAFTTFLGLIVCLLWNIVAVTTAWIKGEGPTIWFLAIIYFISGVPGAYVLWYRPLYRAMRTDSALKFSWFFLFYLLHIGFCIFAAVAPPIIFKGKSLTGILPAIDVLGDHALVGIFYFIGFGLFCLESLLNIWVIQQVYMYFRGSGKAAEMKREAARSTMMAAL, from the exons ATGAGTCGCTACGATTCTAACccttttgaagaagaagaggttaATCCCTTCGCG GACCATGGAGGTAGAGGGAAAGGATCGGGGCAATCGAATTATGGCGGGGGTGCTTTTTACATGACA AATCCTGGAAGTGTTCCCCCAGCAACCTCAAGGCTTTCACCCCTACCTCCTGAACCTTATGATCGTGGTGCAACTATTGATATTCCTCTTGACAATGCGAAG GATATAAAAGCAAAGGAGAAAGAACTCCAAGCTAAAGAAGCTGAATTAAGAAAGAGAGAACAG GAACTGAAAAGGAAGGAAGATGCTATTCAACGAG CTGGTATTGTTATAGAGGAGAAAAATTGGCCACCGTTTTTTCCTATTTTCCATCATGACATTGCAAATGAAATACCAATTCATCTCCAGAGGATCCAATATGTTGCATTTACAACGTTTTTGG GTTTGATTGTGTGTCTTTTGTGGAATATCGTTGCTGTTACCACAGCCTGGATCAAAGGAGAAG GTCCGACAATATGGTTTCTGGCTATCATATACTTCATTTCAGGGGTTCCCGGAGCATATGTTTTGTGGTATCGCCCCCTTTATCGTGCAATGAG GACTGACAGTGCTTTGAAGTTTAGCTGGTTTTTCCTGTTCTATTTG CTCCATATTGGCTTTTGCATCTTTGCTGCAGTTGCTCCTCCTATTATTTTTAAGGGGAAATCTCTGAC AGGTATTCTGCCTGCAATAGACGTGTTAGGTGATCATGCTTTGGTTgga ATTTTCTACTTCATTGGATTTGGACTGTTCTGTCTTGAATCACTGCTTAACATCTGGGTTATTCAG CAAGTATACATGTACTTCCGAGGCAGTGGTAAGGCTGCGGAGATGAAACGTGAGGCTGCTAGATCAACTATGATGGCAGCACTATAA
- the LOC115698678 gene encoding pentatricopeptide repeat-containing protein At1g03540: MKFFFKRHCSALPYFNTQNTINPLAKESQIRQLCRIGSLPEAFQILNSIDPGEITVKPILYASLLQTSVKVRSFRPGLQIHAHVVKSGLETDRFVGNSLLALYFKLGSSILDTRSVFDNLVVKDVISWSSMVTGYLRVGKPGKAIALFWDMVGFGVEPNGFTLSAVIKACSELRDLRLGQSFHAMVSRRGFDSNNVIVSSLIDMYGRNYVLEDAKQVFDEMLEPDAICWTSIISAMTRNDSFENALTFFYLMQRNAGLLPDGFTFGTVLTACGNMGRLKQGREVHSKVITRGLCGNVVVESSLVDMYGKCGSVNAAQAVFDRMMVKNSVSWSALLGVYSQNGQFESVVKLFRTMEKFDLYSFGTVIRACAALAAVRQGKEVHCQYVRRGGWRDVIVESALVDLYAKCGCIDFAHSVFVQMQVRNLITWNSMICGLAQNGRGQEAIALFEDMIENDIKLDYISFVGVLFACSHSGLVDQGRKYFDLMRTDYGIKPGTEHYNCMVDLLCRAGLLEEAENLIENADCRNASSLWAVLLGACTSCTESNTAERIAKKMMKMEPDSHLSYVLLANVYRAVGRWSDALKIRKLMKSRGVKKTPAKSWIETDNSFGADYENVHMENRFPSVGNVGW; the protein is encoded by the coding sequence ATGAAATTCTTCTTCAAACGCCATTGCAGCGCTCTCCCTTACTTCAATACTCAAAATACCATAAACCCATTAGCCAAAGAATCCCAAATTCGCCAACTTTGCAGGATAGGTTCTCTTCCGGAAGCATTTCAGATTCTGAATTCCATTGATCCCGGTGAAATCACAGTCAAGCCGATTCTATATGCTTCCCTTCTACAAACTAGCGTAAAAGTTCGTTCTTTCAGGCCCGGCCTACAAATCCATGCTCATGTGGTTAAGTCTGGCCTCGAGACCGATCGGTTTGTGGGAAATAGTTTACTTGCTCTGTATTTCAAGCTGGGTTCCAGTATTTTGGACACTCGGAGTGTTTTTGATAATCTTGTAGTCAAAGATGTCATTTCTTGGTCCTCAATGGTTACTGGGTATCTTCGGGTGGGAAAACCCGGCAAAGCAATTGCATTGTTTTGGGATATGGTGGGGTTCGGGGTTGAGCCAAATGGGTTCACTTTATCTGCCGTGATTAAAGCTTGTTCTGAGCTTCGTGACTTGAGACTCGGTCAATCTTTTCACGCAATGGTGTCGAGACGTGGGTTCGACTCGAATAATGTCATTGTTAGTTCTTTGATTGATATGTATGGGAGGAATTACGTATTGGAAGATGCAAAACAAGTGTTCGATGAAATGCTTGAACCAGATGCTATATGCTGGACATCAATTATTTCGGCCATGACAAGGAACGATTCGTTTGAAAATGCTTTGACGTTCTTTTACTTGATGCAGAGAAATGCTGGGTTGTTGCCTGATGGCTTTACATTTGGAACGGTGTTGACTGCTTGTGGTAATATGGGGAGGCTAAAGCAAGGTAGAGAAGTGCATTCTAAGGTCATTACTCGCGGGCTTTGCGGAAACGTGGTCGTTGAGAGTAGCCTAGTTGACATGTATGGGAAATGTGGGTCAGTTAACGCAGCTCAAGCTGTTTTTGATCGGATGATGGTGAAGAACTCAGTTTCGTGGTCTGCATTGTTGGGAGTATACAGTCAAAATGGACAATTTGAATCTGTTGTCAAGCTATTTAGGACGATGGAAAAATTTGACCTTTACAGTTTCGGAACTGTTATTCGGGCTTGTGCTGCTTTAGCAGCTGTAAGACAAGGCAAAGAGGTCCACTGCCAGTATGTAAGAAGAGGTGGTTGGAGGGATGTTATTGTAGAATCAGCTCTAGTTGATCTGTATGCCAAATGTGGATGTATAGATTTTGCTCATAGTGTTTTCGTTCAAATGCAAGTTAGAAATTTGATAACTTGGAACTCAATGATTTGTGGGTTGGCACAGAATGGCAGAGGCCAAGAAGCAATTGCCTTATTTGAAGATATGATTGAAAATGATATTAAGCTTGATTATATAAGTTTTGTTGGGGTTCTTTTTGCTTGTAGTCACTCAGGTTTGGTTGATCAGGGAAGGAAGTACTTTGATTTAATGAGAACAGATTATGGAATAAAGCCTGGTACTGAACACTATAATTGCATGGTTGATCTCCTATGTCGCGCAGGGCTTTTAGAAGAAGCAGAGAATTTGATCGAAAATGCTGATTGCAGGAATGCATCATCTCTTTGGGCAGTTCTTTTGGGTGCTTGCACTTCTTGTACTGAGTCCAATACTGCTGAGAGAATAGccaaaaaaatgatgaaaatggaacCTGATAGCCACTTGAGCTATGTTCTTCTAGCTAATGTGTATAGAGCAGTTGGACGGTGGAGTGACGCCTTAAAGATAAGGAAGCTCATGAAAAGTAGAGGGGTTAAAAAGACGCCGGCCAAGAGCTGGATCGAAACGGATAACAGTTTTGGTGCAGATTATGAAAATGTTCATATGGAAAACAGATTTCCCAGTGTAGGAAATGTTGGGTGGTGA